One part of the Streptomyces nigra genome encodes these proteins:
- a CDS encoding class I SAM-dependent methyltransferase codes for MRHDDRRPPAAELFDALGADYEKAFAHAPAHLSALEWLTERLPQEGRVLDVGSGTGRPTAATLVAAGHSVLGVDVSPVMVELASRQVPGAEFRHADIRELPLDDRSFDGICVFFSLLQMSRADQAALVRRLASALRPGGHLVLATVPADVEDVEVVFMGRAIRATSFSEEGVLALVRDAGLTVLSAEGSVFTPDHPDGGPEPHLFVRCRRD; via the coding sequence GTGAGGCACGACGACCGACGGCCGCCCGCGGCCGAGCTGTTCGACGCGCTGGGCGCCGACTACGAGAAGGCGTTCGCGCACGCCCCCGCGCATCTGTCCGCGCTGGAGTGGCTGACCGAGCGGCTGCCGCAGGAAGGGCGGGTCCTCGACGTCGGCAGCGGCACCGGGCGGCCCACGGCGGCGACCCTGGTGGCGGCGGGCCACTCGGTGCTCGGCGTCGACGTCTCCCCGGTGATGGTCGAGCTGGCCTCCCGTCAGGTGCCCGGCGCCGAGTTCCGCCACGCCGACATCCGCGAACTCCCGCTGGACGACAGGTCGTTCGACGGCATCTGCGTGTTCTTCTCGCTGCTCCAGATGTCCCGCGCCGACCAGGCGGCGTTGGTGCGGCGGCTGGCCTCGGCGCTGCGGCCCGGCGGGCACCTGGTGCTGGCCACGGTGCCCGCCGACGTGGAGGACGTCGAGGTGGTCTTCATGGGCCGGGCGATCCGCGCGACCAGCTTCTCCGAGGAAGGGGTGCTCGCGCTGGTCCGGGACGCGGGACTGACCGTGCTGTCCGCGGAAGGTTCGGTGTTCACCCCCGACCACCCGGACGGCGGGCCCGAGCCGCATCTGTTCGTGCGCTGCCGCCGCGACTAG
- a CDS encoding Gfo/Idh/MocA family protein, producing the protein MSEAPAVSRRLLLGGAVATGALTAGVTAAAPGAAASAGREPRRRPGQKSMIGVPFEPHRTVRVAVIGLGNRGGGMITGWAAVPGCTVTAVCDIRADRARAAADRLEAKGEPRPAAYGGSADAYTKMLRRDDIDLVYVATPWEFHHEHGRAALLSGRHAVVELPVATELDELWDLVDTSERTRRHLLLSENCSYGRNELAMLRMAHDGLFGEITNGHGGYCHDLRELLFSDTYYTDSWRRLWHTRSTASLYPMHGLAPIAAAMDINRGDRMTTLRATATAPKGLADYRARFMPRDHPSWKETYINGDLITCLIDTHRGRVLRAEHEVSSPRPYSRINTLAGSRGIVEDYAGPSPTGARVYLEPDHAGHSWRDFADYRKEYDHWLWRKVGDDAANNGGHGGMDYVLQWRIVQSMRAGLVPDFDVYDSATWCSAVPLSAASLARGGRPVVVPDFTRGAWSARRPGLDSEPTDMPPVG; encoded by the coding sequence ATGTCCGAAGCACCCGCTGTCTCCCGCCGGCTGCTCCTCGGCGGAGCCGTCGCCACCGGGGCCCTCACCGCCGGTGTCACCGCCGCGGCCCCGGGCGCGGCGGCCTCGGCCGGCCGCGAACCCCGCCGCCGCCCCGGGCAGAAGTCGATGATCGGCGTGCCCTTCGAGCCGCACCGGACCGTGCGCGTCGCCGTCATCGGCCTGGGCAACCGCGGCGGCGGCATGATCACCGGCTGGGCGGCCGTCCCCGGCTGCACCGTGACCGCCGTCTGCGACATCCGCGCCGACCGGGCCCGCGCCGCCGCCGACCGGCTGGAGGCCAAGGGCGAGCCCCGGCCCGCCGCCTACGGCGGCTCGGCGGACGCGTACACGAAGATGCTGCGACGCGACGACATCGACCTGGTGTACGTCGCCACGCCGTGGGAGTTCCACCACGAGCACGGCCGGGCGGCGCTGCTGAGCGGCCGGCACGCCGTCGTGGAACTGCCCGTCGCGACCGAGCTCGACGAGCTCTGGGACCTCGTCGACACCTCCGAACGCACCCGGAGACATCTGCTGCTGTCGGAGAACTGCAGCTACGGCCGCAACGAGCTGGCCATGCTGCGGATGGCGCACGACGGCCTGTTCGGTGAGATCACGAACGGGCACGGGGGCTACTGCCACGACCTGCGGGAACTGCTGTTCTCCGACACGTACTACACGGACTCCTGGCGGCGGCTGTGGCACACCCGCAGCACGGCGTCGCTGTACCCGATGCACGGGCTGGCCCCGATAGCGGCAGCCATGGACATCAACCGCGGCGACCGGATGACCACACTGCGCGCCACGGCGACCGCCCCGAAGGGGCTGGCCGACTACCGGGCGCGCTTCATGCCACGCGACCACCCGTCATGGAAGGAGACGTACATCAACGGCGACCTGATCACCTGCCTCATCGACACGCACCGGGGCAGGGTGCTGCGCGCCGAGCACGAGGTGAGTTCACCCCGCCCGTACAGCAGGATCAACACGCTGGCCGGCAGCCGCGGCATCGTCGAGGACTACGCCGGGCCGTCGCCGACCGGTGCGCGTGTCTATCTGGAGCCGGACCACGCCGGGCACAGCTGGCGGGACTTCGCCGACTACCGCAAGGAGTACGACCACTGGCTGTGGCGGAAGGTCGGGGACGACGCCGCGAACAACGGCGGGCACGGCGGCATGGACTACGTCCTGCAGTGGCGGATCGTCCAGTCGATGCGGGCCGGGCTGGTGCCCGACTTCGACGTCTACGACTCGGCCACCTGGTGCTCGGCGGTCCCGCTGAGCGCCGCGTCCCTGGCGCGGGGTGGACGGCCCGTCGTGGTCCCGGACTTCACCCGGGGCGCCTGGTCGGCCCGGCGCCCCGGACTGGACTCCGAGCCCACCGACATGCCGCCGGTCGGCTGA
- a CDS encoding FG-GAP repeat domain-containing protein yields MTTQGRAVLGLALTPVLTLAAVTPATAQPPAATAGATATADQRAPGPWATRTQLAPSPTPGSASGGLNALVAAGNGTLVALTGDALSRSTRIRPAGGPRWLAPQTWPDAGPYNTELVALGDGSVRLVWRARRADDHGTHWLRMATLAPGATAFSAPEYIAPVPEKGYHHLAAAPDGRLVAVWTDSGVVKAAEKPGPQAAWTAPAGLNTQPPSGSRDIAALDLAVDRNGTALLVWQWQRTKAVVALEKSGSATAWKTVTGLPVPAADLARPKAFARPKGGFDDFYDDREHLAYTRRTAGSTAWSAPRTAAATGSTSGMTAPVQLPNGDLFVAGAPGYGTGPWYALRSAATGTWQPFTQAFSTHKKVRSVSAAATSGGTVTVTWREGCSGAEYAMAAVFKGGTWSAAHRLSATGGRFAGAPQLAADAQGRPVAVWDEYQPSTTGATVLDGVHQTTTAARALPAWRDHTDDGKADLFGRSSAGVKVYAGDATRLTAQKRSSSWPSGTLVLPYGDLDGDGCDDVFTRGPQGEARIHVTICSGQPDQQTYSLKVSSDWSAYDTVVSPGDLTGDGRPDLLTRSAAGGKLYLYANNGAGGFEARTVAGSGYGTYKRLIAAGDLDRDGRNDLLAIDRSNELWRFEGTGRGTFTPRALVFKDWGTSYKDVVGGLDLSGEGRADLISLDKQGRAWLNKGDGRGGFANRTQAGKSTDWSGIRIS; encoded by the coding sequence ATGACGACACAAGGACGCGCGGTGCTCGGCCTCGCGCTGACACCCGTTCTCACCCTGGCGGCCGTGACACCGGCCACCGCACAGCCGCCGGCGGCCACGGCCGGCGCCACCGCCACCGCCGACCAGCGCGCACCCGGCCCCTGGGCCACCCGGACCCAACTCGCCCCGAGCCCCACCCCGGGCTCCGCCTCCGGCGGCCTCAACGCCCTCGTGGCGGCCGGGAACGGCACCCTGGTCGCACTCACCGGCGACGCGCTCTCCCGGTCCACCCGGATCCGGCCCGCCGGCGGCCCCCGCTGGCTCGCACCGCAGACCTGGCCTGACGCCGGCCCCTACAACACCGAACTGGTCGCGCTCGGCGACGGCTCGGTACGCCTCGTCTGGCGGGCCCGCCGCGCCGACGACCACGGCACCCACTGGCTGCGGATGGCGACCCTCGCCCCCGGGGCGACCGCGTTCTCCGCACCCGAGTACATCGCCCCGGTCCCCGAGAAGGGGTACCACCACCTCGCCGCCGCGCCCGACGGCCGCCTCGTCGCCGTATGGACGGACTCCGGCGTGGTGAAGGCCGCCGAGAAGCCCGGCCCGCAGGCCGCGTGGACCGCACCCGCCGGCCTCAACACACAGCCGCCGTCCGGCAGTCGGGACATCGCCGCCCTGGACCTCGCGGTCGACAGGAACGGCACCGCCCTGCTGGTGTGGCAGTGGCAGCGGACCAAGGCCGTCGTCGCCCTGGAGAAGTCCGGGAGCGCGACCGCCTGGAAGACGGTCACCGGCCTCCCCGTCCCCGCCGCCGACCTGGCACGTCCCAAGGCGTTCGCACGCCCAAAGGGCGGCTTCGACGACTTCTACGACGACCGGGAGCATCTCGCGTACACCCGGCGCACCGCCGGATCGACGGCATGGAGCGCCCCGCGCACCGCGGCCGCCACCGGCAGCACCAGCGGGATGACGGCACCCGTCCAGCTGCCGAACGGCGACCTCTTCGTCGCGGGCGCCCCCGGCTACGGCACCGGCCCCTGGTACGCGCTGCGTTCGGCGGCCACCGGCACCTGGCAGCCCTTCACCCAGGCCTTCTCCACCCACAAGAAGGTCCGCTCGGTGTCCGCCGCCGCCACCTCGGGCGGCACCGTCACGGTCACCTGGCGGGAGGGCTGCTCCGGCGCCGAGTACGCGATGGCGGCCGTCTTCAAGGGCGGCACCTGGTCCGCCGCGCACCGGCTCAGCGCGACCGGCGGCCGGTTCGCGGGCGCCCCGCAGCTCGCCGCCGACGCCCAGGGCCGCCCGGTCGCCGTATGGGACGAGTACCAGCCGTCCACCACCGGCGCCACCGTCCTCGACGGAGTCCACCAGACCACCACAGCCGCCCGCGCCCTGCCCGCGTGGCGCGACCACACGGACGACGGCAAGGCCGACCTGTTCGGCCGGAGCAGCGCCGGGGTCAAGGTCTACGCCGGGGACGCGACCAGGCTCACGGCCCAGAAACGGAGCAGCAGTTGGCCGTCCGGCACGCTCGTGCTGCCCTACGGCGACCTCGACGGCGACGGCTGCGACGACGTGTTCACCCGCGGCCCCCAGGGCGAGGCCCGGATCCACGTCACGATCTGCAGCGGACAGCCCGACCAGCAGACGTACAGCCTCAAGGTCTCCTCGGACTGGAGCGCTTACGACACCGTCGTGTCACCTGGCGACCTGACCGGCGACGGCCGCCCCGACCTGCTGACCCGCTCCGCCGCCGGCGGGAAGCTCTACCTCTACGCGAACAACGGTGCGGGCGGCTTCGAGGCCCGCACGGTCGCCGGTTCGGGCTACGGCACGTACAAGCGGCTCATCGCCGCCGGGGACCTCGACCGCGACGGACGGAACGACCTGCTGGCGATCGACAGGTCCAACGAGCTCTGGCGCTTCGAGGGGACCGGCCGCGGCACCTTCACGCCACGGGCGCTGGTCTTCAAGGACTGGGGCACGTCCTACAAGGACGTCGTCGGCGGCCTCGACCTGTCCGGGGAGGGCAGGGCCGACCTGATCTCGCTCGACAAGCAGGGCCGCGCCTGGCTCAACAAGGGCGACGGACGCGGCGGCTTCGCCAACCGCACCCAGGCCGGCAAGAGCACCGACTGGTCGGGCATCCGCATCTCCTGA
- a CDS encoding PhzF family phenazine biosynthesis protein, whose translation MTTNAKPEVLRYTAFSSTPEGGNPAGVVLDATGLDEGDMLAIAADLGYSESAFLTAPPADGGGPDGRAYTIRYFSPKAEVPFCGHATVAAAIALSERIGPGELVFTTPAGVVPVEVTEDGGTVRATLTSVEPRLEQIADGDLGEALAALGWPAGDLDPAFPPRIAFAGARHLVLAAATRERLADLAYDFARLEALMLRLDLTTVQLVWRESATVFHVRDPFPVGGVVEDPATGAAAAAFGAYARELGLVPEDAVLTLLQGEDLGRPGELTVTLRAGDRRVRVSGAGTRIG comes from the coding sequence ATGACGACGAACGCGAAGCCCGAGGTGCTCCGGTACACCGCCTTCTCCAGCACGCCGGAGGGAGGCAATCCCGCGGGGGTGGTCCTGGACGCGACAGGTCTCGACGAAGGGGACATGCTGGCGATCGCCGCGGACCTCGGCTACTCGGAGTCCGCGTTCCTCACGGCTCCTCCCGCGGACGGCGGGGGTCCGGACGGGCGGGCGTACACCATCCGCTACTTCAGCCCCAAGGCGGAGGTGCCGTTCTGCGGGCATGCGACGGTCGCGGCGGCGATCGCGCTGTCCGAGCGGATCGGGCCCGGCGAGCTGGTGTTCACGACGCCCGCCGGTGTGGTGCCGGTGGAGGTGACGGAGGACGGCGGGACGGTCCGGGCGACTCTCACCAGTGTGGAGCCGCGCCTGGAGCAGATCGCGGACGGCGATCTCGGGGAGGCGCTGGCCGCGCTCGGCTGGCCGGCCGGTGATCTCGACCCCGCATTCCCGCCCCGGATCGCGTTCGCCGGGGCCCGTCATCTCGTCCTGGCGGCGGCGACCCGCGAGCGGCTCGCGGATCTCGCGTACGACTTCGCGCGTCTGGAGGCCCTGATGCTCCGACTGGACCTGACCACCGTCCAGTTGGTGTGGCGTGAGTCCGCGACCGTCTTCCATGTGCGGGACCCGTTCCCGGTCGGCGGGGTCGTGGAGGACCCGGCGACCGGTGCCGCCGCGGCCGCGTTCGGCGCCTACGCCCGGGAGCTGGGCCTGGTCCCGGAGGACGCCGTGCTGACGCTGCTGCAGGGCGAGGACCTGGGCCGTCCGGGCGAGTTGACGGTGACACTGCGCGCCGGTGATCGGCGGGTCCGGGTGAGCGGCGCGGGGACACGGATCGGCTGA
- a CDS encoding VOC family protein yields the protein MAEIRKVQITFDCADPERLARFWCEVLGYVVPPPPSGFATWDAYWDDRPEERRGAWFACQDPSGEGPRLFFQRVPEGKVVKNRVHLDVRVGTGLVGEERLAALEAECARLLPLGAVRERLLYDGHDACIVMRDIEGNEFCLD from the coding sequence GTGGCAGAGATCAGGAAGGTCCAGATCACGTTCGACTGCGCCGATCCGGAGCGCCTCGCCCGCTTCTGGTGCGAGGTCCTCGGGTACGTCGTACCGCCGCCCCCGAGCGGCTTCGCGACCTGGGACGCGTACTGGGACGACCGGCCGGAGGAGAGGCGCGGCGCGTGGTTCGCCTGCCAGGACCCCTCCGGCGAGGGGCCGCGGCTGTTCTTCCAGCGCGTCCCCGAGGGCAAGGTCGTCAAGAACCGCGTGCACCTCGACGTACGGGTCGGCACCGGGCTCGTGGGCGAGGAACGCCTCGCCGCGCTCGAGGCCGAGTGCGCGCGCCTCCTCCCGCTGGGCGCGGTCCGCGAGCGGCTGCTGTACGACGGCCACGACGCGTGCATCGTGATGCGGGACATCGAGGGCAACGAGTTCTGCCTCGACTGA
- a CDS encoding phospholipase D-like domain-containing protein, with the protein MILDGIPAPTPDQDRPASTAERKQRLRRRLERLIGVAATEGNELVALRNGDEIFPAMLGAIRDAEHTIDMMTFVYWRGQIAHDFAAALADRAREGVRVRLLLDGFGAKEIEGRLLELMASAGVEIAWFRKPVWLSPFKQNHRCHRKALIVDERTAFTGGVGIAEEWCGDARNPSEWRDTHVRVRGPAVDGIAAAFAQNWAECHEELFDERDRFTEHRQEGSSVVQVVRGSASIGWQDMQTLIRVMLASAVERFRLVTAYFAPDAYFVDLLCATARRGVRVEILLPGPHTDQRACQLAGQQHYTRLLEAGVHIRQYQPTMMHAKIITVDSVAALIGSTNFNRRSMDHDEEVMLAVLDEEFTAELDRDFEADLEKSVEIDLRRWRRRAAAQRVKEAAVTPIRRFL; encoded by the coding sequence GTGATACTCGACGGCATACCGGCACCGACTCCTGACCAGGACAGACCTGCGTCGACGGCGGAGCGCAAGCAGCGGCTGCGCCGCCGTCTGGAGCGGCTCATCGGGGTGGCGGCGACGGAGGGCAACGAGCTCGTTGCGCTGCGCAACGGCGACGAGATCTTCCCCGCGATGCTCGGTGCGATCCGCGATGCCGAGCACACCATCGACATGATGACCTTCGTCTACTGGCGCGGTCAGATCGCCCACGACTTCGCCGCCGCACTCGCCGACCGCGCGCGTGAGGGCGTCCGTGTGCGGCTGCTGCTGGACGGTTTCGGCGCGAAGGAGATCGAGGGGCGGCTGCTGGAGCTCATGGCCTCGGCCGGGGTGGAGATCGCGTGGTTCCGCAAGCCCGTGTGGTTGTCCCCGTTCAAGCAGAACCACCGCTGTCACCGCAAGGCCCTGATCGTCGACGAGCGCACCGCGTTCACCGGGGGTGTGGGGATCGCCGAGGAGTGGTGCGGCGACGCGCGCAATCCGTCGGAGTGGCGGGACACGCATGTGCGGGTGCGCGGTCCGGCCGTGGACGGGATCGCCGCCGCGTTCGCGCAGAACTGGGCGGAGTGCCACGAGGAGCTGTTCGACGAGCGTGACCGTTTCACCGAGCACCGGCAGGAGGGGTCGTCGGTCGTACAGGTGGTGCGCGGGTCCGCCAGCATCGGATGGCAGGACATGCAGACGCTCATCAGGGTCATGCTGGCCTCGGCGGTGGAGCGCTTCCGCCTGGTCACCGCCTACTTCGCGCCCGACGCGTACTTCGTCGACCTGCTGTGCGCCACCGCGCGGCGCGGGGTACGGGTCGAGATACTGCTGCCCGGTCCGCACACCGACCAGCGGGCCTGTCAGCTGGCCGGCCAGCAGCACTACACGCGGCTGCTGGAGGCGGGCGTCCACATCCGGCAGTACCAGCCGACGATGATGCACGCCAAGATCATCACCGTGGACTCGGTGGCCGCCCTCATCGGCTCCACCAACTTCAACCGGCGGTCCATGGACCACGACGAGGAGGTCATGCTCGCCGTGCTGGACGAGGAGTTCACGGCCGAGCTGGACCGGGACTTCGAGGCCGACCTCGAGAAGAGCGTGGAGATCGATCTGCGCCGGTGGCGGCGGCGGGCGGCGGCGCAGCGTGTGAAGGAAGCAGCGGTCACCCCCATCCGGCGCTTCCTCTGA
- a CDS encoding DUF4190 domain-containing protein — translation MASYGGSSAASGSRTNGLAIASLCCGVVGLFVLNIILGPLAVVFGVVARRQAGAKNGAGMATAGIVLGVVDVLLWILFVTLAASNGGFSWYMGG, via the coding sequence ATGGCGAGTTACGGTGGTTCCTCCGCCGCTTCGGGGTCGCGTACGAACGGCCTGGCGATCGCGAGTCTGTGCTGCGGCGTCGTGGGCCTGTTCGTCCTGAACATCATCCTCGGCCCGCTGGCCGTCGTCTTCGGTGTCGTCGCCCGGCGTCAGGCGGGCGCGAAGAACGGCGCGGGCATGGCGACGGCCGGCATCGTCCTCGGCGTGGTCGACGTGCTCCTGTGGATCCTGTTCGTCACGCTCGCGGCGAGCAACGGCGGCTTCAGCTGGTACATGGGCGGCTGA
- a CDS encoding calcium-binding protein, whose amino-acid sequence MSRRGVVVGTAVVLLAGAGASAGAAGADRAAGQVVGQAVVNQGRDVVVGTTQDVTFPVTVTGSGNPALTFVDVDLKGPNGGFYTTDAFCESATACTTTFTVNAHLRPGGDDPVDLTNAQAGTWSVDALADTADGTSVFARDLGSFSLKRAARLTVNASPEPAVRGSRFVVTGRLERADWDTYRYRGYAGQTVKLQFRPKNSSTYATVATARTSSTGTLHIMARATEDGYWRWNFAGTATTGAAKATGDHVDVRP is encoded by the coding sequence ATGAGTCGTCGCGGTGTCGTCGTGGGAACCGCCGTGGTGCTGCTCGCGGGAGCCGGCGCGTCGGCCGGCGCCGCCGGCGCGGACCGGGCCGCCGGACAGGTGGTCGGCCAGGCCGTCGTCAACCAGGGACGTGACGTCGTCGTGGGTACGACACAGGACGTGACCTTCCCCGTCACGGTCACCGGCTCGGGGAACCCGGCCCTGACGTTCGTCGACGTCGACCTGAAGGGACCGAACGGCGGCTTCTACACCACCGACGCCTTCTGCGAGAGCGCCACGGCCTGCACGACCACGTTCACCGTCAACGCGCACCTGCGGCCGGGCGGCGACGACCCGGTCGACCTCACCAACGCGCAGGCCGGCACCTGGTCCGTCGACGCGCTGGCCGACACCGCGGACGGCACGTCCGTCTTCGCCCGGGACCTCGGGTCGTTCTCGCTCAAGCGGGCCGCCCGGCTCACGGTGAACGCCTCACCCGAGCCGGCCGTCAGGGGCTCCCGGTTCGTCGTCACCGGCCGGCTCGAACGGGCCGACTGGGACACCTACCGGTACCGGGGGTACGCGGGCCAGACCGTGAAGCTGCAGTTCCGCCCCAAGAACTCCAGCACCTACGCCACCGTCGCGACCGCCAGGACCAGCAGCACCGGCACCCTGCACATCATGGCCAGAGCGACCGAGGACGGCTACTGGCGCTGGAACTTCGCCGGCACCGCCACCACGGGCGCGGCGAAGGCCACCGGCGACCATGTGGACGTACGCCCCTGA
- a CDS encoding universal stress protein: MGKLVVAGVDGSSSCRAAVEAAALEARRRGAGLRVVHAFGPPTRPMYAPPDPGPLEELMNEAADHAHEAAPDIEVTHEVVTGGAVEVLTAESRAADLLVVGARGVGGFVGMLLGSTAVSLAAHALCPVLVVRGEQGGDGPVVVAADGSPRGERAVEFAFAEAALRGAELLAVHAWQPDYAPAGTGVEAAERLLALSVAGFAERYPDVVVRQQVLSGEPRETLIESSRNAQLMVVGARGRGGFAGLLLGSVSQAVLHHAHCPVAVVRGQD, encoded by the coding sequence GTGGGAAAGCTCGTGGTCGCCGGTGTGGACGGCTCGTCGTCCTGCAGGGCGGCGGTGGAGGCGGCCGCGCTCGAGGCCCGGCGGCGCGGTGCCGGGCTGCGCGTGGTGCATGCCTTCGGCCCGCCGACCCGGCCCATGTACGCACCGCCGGATCCGGGCCCGCTGGAAGAGCTGATGAACGAGGCGGCGGACCACGCGCACGAGGCCGCCCCCGACATCGAGGTCACCCATGAGGTGGTGACGGGCGGTGCCGTGGAGGTGCTGACCGCCGAGTCACGGGCCGCCGACCTGCTGGTCGTCGGGGCCCGGGGCGTCGGCGGCTTCGTCGGGATGCTGCTGGGTTCGACGGCCGTGTCGCTCGCGGCGCATGCCCTGTGCCCGGTGCTGGTGGTCCGCGGCGAGCAGGGCGGCGACGGGCCGGTCGTGGTCGCCGCCGACGGGTCCCCGCGAGGTGAGCGGGCCGTGGAGTTCGCCTTCGCGGAGGCGGCGCTGCGCGGGGCCGAGCTGCTGGCCGTGCACGCGTGGCAGCCGGACTACGCACCGGCCGGTACGGGGGTGGAGGCGGCGGAACGGCTGCTGGCGCTCTCGGTCGCCGGGTTCGCCGAGCGGTACCCGGACGTGGTGGTCCGGCAGCAGGTACTGAGCGGCGAACCCCGCGAGACGCTGATCGAGTCCAGCCGGAACGCCCAGCTCATGGTCGTGGGCGCCCGGGGACGCGGCGGTTTCGCCGGACTGTTGCTCGGCTCGGTCAGCCAGGCGGTGCTGCACCACGCGCACTGCCCGGTGGCCGTCGTCAGGGGCCAGGACTGA
- a CDS encoding glyoxalase: MTSIDFVTLEVADPAAAERFYTTAFGLTGQLRLRAAESPSTGFRGFTLSLVVAQPADVDALVDAAVEAGATTLKPAAKSLWGYGGVVQAPDGTIWQVASSSKKNTGPATRDFQEIVLLLGVEDVKASKQFYVDHGLVVGKSFGGKYCEFDTGTGPVKLALYKRRGLAKVAGVSPEGTGSHRLAIASSAGPFTDPDAFEWKTADVNAER; this comes from the coding sequence ATGACTTCCATCGACTTCGTCACCCTCGAGGTGGCCGACCCGGCCGCCGCCGAACGCTTCTACACCACCGCCTTCGGACTGACCGGCCAGCTCCGGCTCCGGGCCGCCGAGTCGCCCAGCACCGGCTTCCGCGGCTTCACCCTGTCGCTGGTCGTGGCCCAGCCCGCCGACGTCGACGCCCTCGTGGACGCGGCGGTGGAGGCGGGCGCCACGACCCTGAAGCCCGCCGCCAAGTCGCTGTGGGGCTACGGCGGTGTCGTCCAGGCGCCCGACGGGACGATCTGGCAGGTGGCCTCCTCGTCCAAGAAGAACACCGGCCCGGCCACCCGGGACTTCCAGGAGATCGTGCTGCTGCTCGGCGTCGAGGACGTCAAGGCCAGCAAGCAGTTCTACGTCGACCACGGCCTCGTGGTGGGCAAGAGCTTCGGCGGCAAGTACTGCGAGTTCGACACCGGCACCGGCCCGGTCAAGCTGGCGCTCTACAAGCGCCGGGGCCTCGCCAAGGTCGCCGGTGTCTCCCCCGAGGGCACCGGCTCCCACCGGCTGGCCATCGCGAGCTCCGCCGGCCCCTTCACCGACCCGGACGCCTTCGAGTGGAAGACGGCGGACGTCAACGCGGAGCGGTGA
- a CDS encoding NAD(+)/NADH kinase, giving the protein MTVNRVGLVVHGGRPEAVDAAAAVRAWCAELGVPCVDIDVWHEGGRHNARDEVEAAGDPDLIVTLGGDGTFLRGARLAAENDALVLGVDLGRVGFLTEVSAAAMRSALDAVREERFDIDSRLLLALRASRLLEIPSGMEALMEYGRGPLLPPPRVRTDCRVDEDWGVPLDVTALNDVVLEKLARDRQVSVGVYVSGRLLASYSADALLVATPTGSTAYSFAAGGPVVSPRAEALVFTPVAPHMTFDRSVVTAPDEPVGLRILERSGQAAVSIDGQLRGVLGPGDWIGVYAAQRRLRAVRLGPMDFYGRLRERMNLTDAPAAVADGSAAPLWSVTTPPPGDIAHLALLTAPEGPPRAP; this is encoded by the coding sequence GTGACGGTGAACCGCGTGGGACTGGTGGTGCACGGAGGGCGTCCGGAGGCCGTCGACGCGGCCGCCGCGGTCCGTGCCTGGTGCGCCGAGCTGGGTGTGCCGTGCGTCGATATCGACGTATGGCACGAGGGCGGCCGGCACAACGCCCGTGACGAGGTGGAGGCCGCCGGTGACCCCGACCTCATCGTCACGCTGGGCGGGGACGGCACGTTCCTGCGGGGCGCCCGGCTCGCCGCCGAGAACGACGCCCTCGTGCTCGGCGTGGACCTGGGACGGGTGGGGTTCCTGACCGAGGTGTCGGCGGCGGCCATGCGGTCGGCGCTGGACGCGGTGCGGGAGGAGCGCTTCGACATCGACAGCCGCCTCCTGCTCGCCCTGCGCGCCTCCCGCCTCCTGGAGATCCCGTCCGGCATGGAGGCCCTGATGGAGTACGGCCGCGGCCCGCTCCTGCCGCCGCCCCGGGTGCGTACGGACTGCAGGGTCGACGAGGACTGGGGCGTCCCCCTGGACGTGACGGCGCTCAACGACGTGGTGCTGGAGAAGCTCGCCCGCGACCGGCAGGTGTCGGTGGGCGTGTACGTCTCGGGCCGGCTGCTGGCGTCCTACTCGGCGGACGCCCTGCTGGTGGCGACGCCGACGGGCTCGACCGCCTACAGCTTCGCGGCCGGAGGTCCGGTCGTCTCGCCCCGCGCGGAGGCCCTCGTCTTCACGCCCGTCGCCCCGCACATGACGTTCGACCGGTCCGTCGTCACCGCGCCGGACGAGCCGGTCGGGCTGCGCATCCTGGAGCGGTCCGGGCAGGCGGCGGTCAGCATCGACGGCCAGCTGCGCGGTGTGCTGGGCCCGGGCGACTGGATCGGCGTGTACGCCGCGCAGCGCCGGCTGCGGGCCGTACGGCTGGGGCCGATGGACTTCTACGGGCGGCTGCGGGAGCGGATGAACCTGACCGACGCTCCGGCCGCCGTCGCCGACGGGTCGGCCGCCCCGCTGTGGTCCGTGACCACACCGCCCCCGGGCGACATCGCGCACCTCGCCCTGCTGACGGCCCCGGAGGGCCCCCCGCGCGCGCCCTGA